Below is a window of Falco rusticolus isolate bFalRus1 chromosome 9, bFalRus1.pri, whole genome shotgun sequence DNA.
GTCCAAGCTGGGAGAGAAGAAtgacaagaaggaaaaatgcaagCTAAAATGGCATGCATCAGTGTATCTCCAAGAGAAATCACTCCATACACCAGCAGTTGCACAGTACCTAGAATCGTCTTTATTAGTAATGCTACTGGATAATTAAGTTCTATCTCAAGAGGTATTTCATCTGTAACATGAGGGAGAGGATCAGCAGAGGTGCAACACAGTCAGCAAACAAGCAGAATCTCATGTATCCTGAGCCCAGAGGACAATGTATGAGCTGAGGAGAGCAGGTCGTGTGGCAGGGTCTCAAGTGGGAAGCACTGAAGGCCACAAAGGGACGTTTCAGTTGCCAGCAAGAGGTTGGCTTGGGCTTTTCTGCCACGACCAACTACATTACTCCAAGCAATGCTCCAGCACCCATGGACACGCTAGCAGCGCTTACCCCCATGAGCAGCACCCAGCCGGCTGGCCGGCATCGCTACCCTcagcccctgggctgccctTCAGGCTGAGGTGGACCTTCACCTGGGTCCTGGCCGCTGGCCAAGCGCCAGGggctgaaaagctgcaaaactaCCAAAGCAACAGGGTTAAGAGCCCGCACATGGAAAGTCATGTGCTGTAAAGCTGCTCCTCGCTACTGTATGCCCTGTACATTTTCCACTCATGTCTggaatttgcatttaaataaaaatcagccgCAAAGCAAAACTGTGTGTATTGCCAACGAGCCTGAACTCAACACTGGAAATGATTTATataaaaaaccaacacccaccAAGCCTACATGTCACCTCATGGCAATAACCACCCTTGGTCCTGCTGTtctcccagcaaagccagggcagctgcaggtggAAAGGCACCAGCCCCTCGCTAACCACCACATCCAGCACGAGACGGAGACAGCCTGGCAACCCAGACCAGCAGCTTCACTGCTACTTGATCAGGCAGGTGATGCTGAGAGAGCATCCCACTAATACAGCATCTGCTAATAACCCAGTTTTGAAGGAACTATTTTCCATAGATAGCATCCCTAAGGCACCAGCTGCAATACCAAGTTATGCTGTTACATCCTTACTTACCAGTTCACCTCTCCTAGATGACAAATCCACCCAATTTGAGAAAATGAGTACCATAATTGTATTTAGTTCAAGCTGCATTTGCATATGGAAGTTTAAGTGACTTTAAAAGCCAGTCCTCTTTGGGTGGGCCACATTTGGGTATCACAGTAGCTCACCCCCTCTGAAAACATCTGGAGACCATATGCCACCTGTCTACAAAAATTAATCAGCTTTCTGCTATTAACATCACATCAGAGCCTCTCTAATACTTCTCCCTGGCTTTTACAGACCTTTCTCAATGCAGACTAAAGGCGCCTTAAAAATCTTGAGTTAGGACCACTTagcatttttcattccttgGGGCTCAGCTGCAGACAGGTAAATTGGTGTCCACAACCATCACGCTGCAGTCACAGCAGGAGAAATGGCCCCTGGCTGGCCACAACATACAGCTCCAGCACTAGTAGCACCGTGCTGGGAGGTGGATGGTCCCTCAATTCAATCTAATctggaaaaattaaagcaagcaTTAGTCAAAATGGAGAGGTTTCCCTTATATGTGCTTTTTTGTGGCATTAATGTATGAAATTTCCCTGAAATGTCGCCCTGCTCACAGGCGCAGCTGCTACCTGCTCCTGAAGCTTGCTTGAAGGTGCTCAAAGGCTCGAACCCCCTTTAGCTCAACACCATCATGGCAGCTTGATAAAGGGGAATCCCCGCGAGACCACCAAAACACCGCAGGGCTAAACTCCTAGCAATGAGGCAGAAAAACCCAAGGTGCTGTCAAAAACCCTGGCTTCAGTTTAAAAGCAGCATGGTGGCACCAACAAGCCACCACCCTTGCCCACTGGCACTGGGGTGAGGGCCAGGTTTCCCTGTGCTCCTGGTGCCCCCTGAGGTCCCTGGGGAGGATGAGGCTTTTTGGTCCATTTGGTCCAGTCAAGCCAGGGAGTGACAAAGGTCCAATGGAACCTCCCAAGCACAGGGGACCCCACTGCCCAGAAGGAGGACTTTCCCTGTGGATGCAGCTCCTCCTGCCAAGACAGGTGGCCTGCCCCAAAATTGCAGTGTGCCTGgcttcttggggaaaaaaacccactaaataCCCAACAGCAGTACCACAAACCAAGGTCAGCCCCCCTGGCTGCTCCTCTACACGAGGTGGACAATGAGAATGGAGCAGGCGgaccccacagccagccccagcatgAGGTAAAACGTCATCAACACCCCCGCAGCCTCGGCCAGCTCTTTTGGCACAATCTTGGGGCCATAGACCATGACCAATGTCCCCAGGTAGCCATTActcagccccagcagtgccGTGAAGACCACTGGGTAGACATCTCGGTTGAAGACCACCGCCTGGATGTGAGCCCGGGGTTGGTAGTTGCTGAGAAtgaaaagagggaggaagatgGTCCTGAGGAGGACAAGGGCGGGCAGCAGCTTGCTCTTGGGGCCGGGCACCTGGATCCAGGCAGTGACCTGCCTCCCACACCAGTCAGCAAAGTTGTACAGGAGGAAACTAGTGAGTGGCACAAAGTACTTGGTGCTCCACAGGCTTCCTGAGGACTTACTGACAGACTCAATGttggaggagagagaagggaagatgatGATGGAGATGAAGAAGACATAGAAGAGGCAGAAGCCAAGGAGGGCGGTCTTCTGCAGGATGGGGCGAAGAGGGGGGATGCCAGTGCTTTTTGCAAGGAAGGATGTATTTGTGGtgcctcctggctctgccttgTCCTCTGTGGAGCTGTTGGGTGGCATGGTGGCCAGAGATGGGCTCTCCTTCTGGCTGTTCATGTAATacctggaaaaagagaaggagggagaTTATTAGCCAAGttgtggtggggagggaaacaCAAACTGAGATTTGGagagagagcaggagagaagtTGGTGACACAGGGGTGTCTGCTGGACCCAGTGAAGGAGGTTGCAGCAACCCCATCGCACCTTCAGCTCCTGCCTCATACGGAGAGGTGACCCTTAGGGACCCACTCACCCCCTTCCACACTGTGGGGATCCCTTTACACCATTGGTGGTTCACAGAGGGGACCTATTGCATGCAGCCATTTAGGGGGCCAGGTGGCTTTGGGGATGCAAGCACCAACAAGACCAATGACGCATGCACATTAGTGCATGATGTTGCAGATATGGACGCACTATGGGGACCCATCTGACTGGCTGTTTCTAGATTACAGCTTTCTGCTGACTTCACACATTTCAAAAGCCCTGGTGTCAGCATCCCGCTTCCCCAGAGAGGTGAGGTTTTGCCAGAAACTCATCACGCGCCAGGGCAGAAGCCCAGTTTCAGTCTGCAGTTTTGGTCAAATGGGGAAGTGTGGCTGAGCGGTACAGTGTCAGAGCTGGAGCACATGaggtgggatgctggggggtGACAGGGCAAGGACCAGCATAGCAAGCGTCCCCGCAGCAGCTCTACTCAGCATCAACAGTAGCGATCCCCCGCAACCCATGCTTGTGGGATGCCCGGGGCAGACTGGTGCACACACCTGGAGTACTCTAGCTTGGGAAGGAGAAGGTACACCATGATGCAGATGACGATGAAGATGTCTGCAGTGAGGAAGTAGGCCAGGGCACTGTCTGTAACATCAGTTGCTGCTGCCAGGTCTATCACAGAGGCGACGGCGCTGATTGTGCCACCCATGGCCTGACCTGTGTGGGGAACCAAAGACCTGGAGCTCAGTGCCTGGGGGCGAGCCAGCCTGACTGAGATGGGTGCAGGTGAGGGACATTGAAGTGGCAGAGAGCAATTCACAGCACCTCCAGCAAGCAGGACTTTGATGCAGAGAGGGAACTCGGAAACAGCAGCATCCTCTTATTAACAGCTTCCGGCATGCACAAACACCCCAGGGGAAGCAGCTCATCCCCTGCCCCACACGCTTGTCCCCAAACCCAGCTCAGGGTGTAACTGCAGACACCACCTCATCTCCATTTCCACACCTTGCTGCAACACCGCTGTTTGTGGGACGGCATCACCACCCAGGTCCCATCCTGCATCCCCTTCCAACACAGCTGCAGCACTACACAAGGGCCACAATGAGACCCAACATGCTGGGCTTGCACAAGCCAAGTCCTGCAGAGAAGGTCCAGACCCTGCCCAAAGCCTAAACCTGGCTTTACATCAGCACATGTGTAACCACCTCTCTTCTGCACTCCCCCAGACAGAAACTCAAGCCAGCAGCAACAGGTATGCCGTCTTGGGGATGCAGTG
It encodes the following:
- the SLC29A3 gene encoding equilibrative nucleoside transporter 3; its protein translation is MHPATGSFSPDEEPLIEEPLVNRYSRQKPSDRLHGAYVIFFLLGIGSLLPWNFFITAKHYWMYKLQNCSEQAGPGGQAASDLRDFFESYISIASTVPSVLCLVGNFLLVNKVPASIRILSSLFIMLAIFLVITVLVKVDTSTWTTHFFALTIGCVVVISSASTIFTSSIFGLSSCFPMKNLQALISGQAMGGTISAVASVIDLAAATDVTDSALAYFLTADIFIVICIMVYLLLPKLEYSRYYMNSQKESPSLATMPPNSSTEDKAEPGGTTNTSFLAKSTGIPPLRPILQKTALLGFCLFYVFFISIIIFPSLSSNIESVSKSSGSLWSTKYFVPLTSFLLYNFADWCGRQVTAWIQVPGPKSKLLPALVLLRTIFLPLFILSNYQPRAHIQAVVFNRDVYPVVFTALLGLSNGYLGTLVMVYGPKIVPKELAEAAGVLMTFYLMLGLAVGSACSILIVHLV